The sequence below is a genomic window from Streptosporangium lutulentum.
AGGAACTCGAAGGGCTTCCATCGGATCCGGAGGAGCTGAAGGAGCGCATCGCCGGGCTACCCCGCCATGACAGCGCCATGCTCCCCGCCGATCGGCAAGGCGAGCTCGTCTCCCCGCTGATCACCCTGATCACGGAGCTGCCGACGCCCGCGCAGGTCCGTTCGGCGGCATTCGAGGCCCTCGCTGCGACGCCGGGGGTCAAGAACGCGGGGGCGGTCGAGGGCGGGCAGGAACTGCTGATCCCGCTCTCCGAGAGCCTGGAGATCAGAATGGTCGTCGATCCCGAGGCCGCCCGGGTGACGCGCGCCAACATCTTGCTGACCGCCGAAGGAGGTGCGGCGATGAGCAACTCGTATATCTCGGTGACCACCGAGTGGACGGACGAGCTCCCACGGTGAAAACCCCGCTGGACGGGCCGGCGTACTTCTCGAGCAGGACATGGGCGCGGTCGTAGCCGAGGCGGGCGCGGGCGGTGTGCGGGCCGCAGGAAAAGGCAGCGGCCCCTGACCAAGGGGAACCCCCTTAAACGCCGGATTTCGTTCCGAATCTCTCTGATCACAATCCCCGAAATCTCATCAACACCCGAAGAAGCCGGAGTACCAGCAGATAGGCCCAAGTCCTGGGGCTGAAGAGACCGAAGAAGCCCGAAGCAACTCAAGGGCTATTAGTTACGAGACCACCGCGTAGACGACCCCCGCCCCGTCACGGCATTCGCACCCGAACGGGCCCCTGCTTCCCACCGGCTCCCCGCAGGACAGGCACGTGCAGGGCCCGGGTGGCTCTGCACGGAGCCAGAGCACAGGCGCGGGACCATTGACACGCGTGCAACCCGACCATCGTGAGCTGGACAACGGTGATCATGACTGGCGTGAGACTGGCACAATTCACCACGTAATCGGTCACGTCGATCATCTGGCCTGACCGCTGCTGATATTCGAGGGCGCCCCCACCGCGGCGTGCGAGGTGGGGGCGCCCTGGCATGCCTGGAGCCCCCTATGCCGGTCAGTTTTCTGTCCGCCGAGCAACGCAGCCAATACGGTGGAGTTGCCCCGGTTTGGTAGACACGTCAGGGCTTTCGGCTACGCGGCAGCGTAGTCGTCTTCGTGGATGGGCTTGAGGGCTTGGCGTCGCTCGTATTCGGCGGGGCTGAGTTGGCCGTTGGCAGAATGGCGGCGACGTGGGTTGTAGAACCCCTCGATGTAGGCGAAGACCGCGCGCTCGGCCTCGGACCTGGTGCGGAAGGTCCGCCGGTCGATCAGCTCGCATTCCAGCGAGGCGAAGAAGCTCTCGGTGATGGCGTTGTCGAAGCAGGTGCCGGTGCGACCGGTCGAGGGACGCACGCCGGCCTGCTCACAGCGCCGGCCGAACGCCATCGAGGTATATTGACCGCCCTTGTCGCTGTGATGGATCACCCCGGCCTCGGGGCGGCGCTGATGGATCGCCATCGCCAGGGCGTCGGTGACCAGTTCGGTGCGCATGTGTTCGGCCATCGCCCAGCCGACGATCCGCCGCGAGAACACATCGAGCACTACCGCCAGGTAGAGGAAGCCCTGCCAGGTCGGCACATACGTGATGTCGGCGGTCCAGATCCGGTTCGGCTCGTCGGCTTCGAATTTCCGCTTCACCAGGTCCGAGGCAGCGGCCGCCTTTCGATCCGTGATCGTCGTGCGACAACCCCGACGCCGGGATACCCCGGCCAGCCCGGCCGCGCGCATCAGCCGGGCCACCCGTTTGCGCCCGATGCCGATGCCGTCGATCTCGCGCAGGTCAGCGTGGATCCGCGGCGCCCCGTAGATCTCATCGGAGGCCTGATGGTGAGCGCGGATCTTCTCGGTCAGCTCCGCGTCCTGGCGGGCGCGGATCGAGGGTCCGCGCTTGGTCCAGGCGTAGTAGCCCTGGCGCGAGGGCACCGAGCACCCGGGCCAGCAGGGAGACGCCGTGGTGGTCTTTCTCCGCGTCGATCAGCCGAAATCTCATCTCGGCCGATCCGTCTCCCGTGCGAAGAAAACCGCGGCCTTACGCAAGATCTCCTTCTCCTCGCGGAGAAGCTTGTTCTCGCGGCGCAGCCGGGCCAGCTCGTCTTTCTCGGCGCTGGTCAGCCCATCTTGGCGGTGGCCGTCATCAAGGTCGGCCTGGCGCACCCAGACACGGATCGACTGCGCAGAGGGCTGGAACTCCTTGGCGAGCTCCTCCGGCGATCGTCCCGCGCGCACCAGCTCGACCATCTGCCGGCGAAACTCCGGCGGATAGTTGTTCGGCACAGTGAACTCCTTCTTCCGGGAACCAGGGTTCCCCAGAACTCAGGTGTCCACCAAACCGGGTCAACTTCAGAAGCTCCCGAGCAGGTACAGGTGGCCCCAGCCCACAGTTCACCCTACCGGTCCCCCATCAATCATCTTGTTGTACCTCGGCGGGCAGATCCACCCGCAGGGCGCGTCTGACGGCCCTGCTTTTGGTGGATGGGTCTTTAGTCCATTGTAAATGATCTTGAACTCGATCGAACGCCTTTACAATGTAGATTAATAAGCTGATTTTGTTCAGCCACGCCTACGTGGAACCCGATGGCGCTCTTCCGCTCCGCACCAAGAGCCTGCGGATCGCAGACGACGCCAACTCGCCCACGTAGAACCCTCGCCGACGACTCCCCCATCGCCGGATCACCTTCCACTCCCCTGCCCCGGCCATCAGCCGCACCTGCCACAGGACACGCACGGGGTGGCCTGGCCTGCTCCTCCAGCGCTTGCAGAAATCAGCACCGTGAAAGCCCTCCCCCAACCGGCCGGCACTCGCGGTCGGGCGGCGCAGCAGACGACGTAGGAGCGGCTGGTCATGCTGGACGCGACCGGCGGCAGGGACTCCGTCGCTTTGAGGGAGCTCGCGAAGTAACGGGTGGCGGCGGACTTCTCCAGCCGGCAGGCGATGGTCGGCTTGCTGCTCGATCAAGTGCGGGTTGCTCCTGCTCCCGGTGATGAGGTGGGCCTGGTCGACGCGGACCAGCGAAGCTCCACGTGTGATGTACCCCGAGTTCGGTGGAGTCGATGGTGTGCCCCTGGTCTTGTGGAGGCGGATTCTTGGATTCTTGTGCCACTCGTTGAAAGGAGAGTGGCATGGGACGGCGTGGCTACCCATCGGAGTTCCGGCGCAAGGTGCTGGATCTCATCGAGGCAGGCCGCACGGTCACCGACGTGGCCCGTGACCTGGAGATCAGCAGCCAGTCCATCTACAGCTGGCGACGCCAGGACCGAATCGACCGCGGCCTGGAGCCCGGCCTGACCAGCGGCGAGAAAGCCGAACTGGCTGCGGCCAAGCGGCGCATCGCCGAGCTGGAGACCGAACTGCAGGCCACTCGTCGTGCCATCGAGCTGGTGCGCCAGGTGGTGCCCCCAAAAGGCGCTTCGAGGCCGTCGCGGTGATGGCCGGCGAAGCCATCCCGGTCGAGGTCGGCTGCCGCATCCTGCAGGTCTCGGTCTCGGGTTACTACGCCTGGCGCGGCCGACCGCCCTCGCAGCGGACGATCCGGCACGCCTGGCTGACCGATCTGATCATTGAGGTCCATCAGAACTCCCGTGGCACCTACGGTGCTCGCCGCGTGCATGCTGAGCTGCGTCTGGGCCAGGATGTGTTGGTCGGGCACGGGGCAGTGGAACTGCTGATGCGCCGGGCCGGGCTGGCCGGGGTCACCGGCCGACCCAGGTGGCGTCGGTCTGCGCCCGACCAGATCGCCACCGACCTGGTCGACCGGGCCTTTTCCCGGACCGGTCCGAATCAGTTGTGGGTCACCGATACTGAGCCGATCGTAAGTTTTGGGACTATCCGTGTTATGGGCTGATGTAGGCCAGATGCGGATCGGCGAAGAAGGCCCGGACAATGTCGGGACGCTTTTGCAGCCGGCGCATGCTGCGGTGCATAGCCGCGGCCAGCTCATGCTCATCGGCGACCGCCTGGCGCGCCACCCGGGCCTTGACGTTTTGGTTGACCCACTCATCGGGGTTGACCTCCGGCGCATACGCGGGCAGGAAAAACAACCGCAGCCGCCCGCCGGTACGCGCGACGAAATCACCGACCGCTCGGGCGGTATGAATCGACGAGCCGTCGACGATCAAAACGATCGGCCCGGTAATGGTGCGCAGCAGCTGCGCGCAGAACCCGAGGAACGCCCACCGGTCCATCGCGCCGTGTCCCAGCCGATAGCGCAGTGTGCCGTCGGCCCCGACCGCCGAGAACATCTTCACCGACCGGCGACCCGCCCCGGCTGACACGACCGGCGTCTGCCCCACCAGGGCCCAGGTGGTGCCGCAGCGGTGATCGACACGCATGCTCATCTCGTCGGCGAACAACACCACTGTCCCGCGTCTGCGCGCCCGGCGGCAGATTGCCGGGAAGGCCACCGTCGTCCACCCGGTGATGGCCGCCGGATCACGCCGGAGTGCGGCGTAGGCCGGACGCTGTGGCGACAGGCCCAGCCCGCGCAGCAGCCGCCCGGTCGCCGTCACCGACAGGTCGATCCCGAACCAGGCCGCGATCACCATCGCCACCAGCGCCCTGGTCCACAGCACAACGGCCGTGCCCAGTACCTGACGGGGGGTGACGTCACGGACCACCGCCTTGATGGTCTGCTCCTGGCCGGGGGTGAGCCGCCGTGGCCGGCCCGGCGCCTTCTTGATCCGTAGCGCCTCGATACCGCCCGCCCGCGCCTGGCGTTTCCACCGAAACACCGATTCGCGGCCTACTCCCAGTGCTTCAGCCACCCGATCCGGTGACATGCTCCCTCCCAGTAACCGGAGGGCGAAGACCTTCTCCTCGAACGTCGCTCTGCGACCTTTTCTGGCCATACTCCAAGCATGTCCCCGCCGGAACGCGATCTCCCACCGCCACCCAACAAGTACCAAAACCTATGATCGGCTCAGTATCACCGAGCATCCCACCCGCGAGGGCAAGGTCTACTGCGCGGTCGTGCTGGACGCCTATTCGCGCTCAATACCAGGCCCCGAAAGACCCTCGAATGGAAAACGCCGGCAGAAGCCTTCAGTGATCATCTAAACTTGCTGCTGAACAGCAGCGTTGCGACGACCGGTTGAGTCCAGCCAGTTCGCCTCCTGGGCCTTCACCGAGCGTGCCAAGGCATCCGGTCTGGTGCCCTCGATGGGCAGTGCCGGCGACTGCTACGACAACGCCATGATTGAGGCATTCTGGTCTCGTATGCAGGTCGAGCTGCTCGACCGTCAACGCTGGAATACCCGGATCGAGCTCGCCAACGCCATCTTCGAGTACCTGGAGATCTGGCATAACCGGCAACGACGGCACAGCAGCCTTGGCATGCTGACCCCGATAGAATTCGAGAAAACGACCATTGTGGCATGACAATCCAGAAATGCGACTCAACAGGACCCGGGGCAGACCAAGGCGTCCACCAAACCGGGCCAACTCCACTGACAGCATATGCAGATCCACTGAAGTGATCTCAGCGACTTTCATTTCAGGTAGCCGTGTTCGAAATGAGTGAGAACGAGTGCGGCTTTGACGACGTCGCCGATTCTGCTGGGGCTGGCGGTGATGCGCTGGAGGGTGCGCCAGCGTTGGGTGAGCAGGGCGAAGCCGCGTTCGCCCAGGCAGCGTAGGGCGCGCAGGAGCGCGTTGCGGGTGCGGGTGTCGAGGTCGAGGGGCCGGCCGTCGGCGGGGTGTTTGACCGGGGTGAGAATGCCGATGCCGGCACCGTCGTAGCCGGAGTCGGCCAAGGTGGGCAGGCCGTCGGCGGCGGCTTTGTACAGCGCTCCCAGGACGTGTGTGCGGGCGGCGGTCAGGTCGTGCACCGATCCGGGCTCGACGGCCGACACCCACAGCGGCAGGCCGCAGGGCGCGGACAGCGCCTGGATGTTACCGCCATGGTGGCGGGTCTTTCCGGAGTACCACAGGTCGATGGGTTCACCTTTGACGCTGATGGTCTTCTCGGCGCAGCGGTCGGTGGCGATGACGGTGCCGTCCAAGATCAGGTGGGTGAGGCCGGCGTCGGTGGCGCGCCGCAGGGCGTGGTGCAGATCGGGCGCCTGGTCGGCCAGGACGTCGATGACCTCGTCGATGTAGCGGTAGGCGGTGGCGCGGGAGACGCCGTGGTCGCGGCCGAGGGCAGCCCGGTCGGTGCGGTCGCGAAACCAGCGCAACCCCATCACCGCCTGCTCAAAACAGGTCAGAGCCCGAGAACCCGAGCGGGTGCCCAGTCGGCGGCGCTCGGCCGACAGCAGCAGGGAGAGGTGGCAAACCAGCTCCCGAGAGACGTCAAGCGTGGCACGATAGGTGATCACGTGGGGCTTTCTGGATCGAAGAAGACTTGTGGTGAGACCTCTTCTACCGAAAGCTCCACGCCTGTTTCAGGGGCATCGCGATCCATCCCGATTCATGTCTGCCGACGTCATTTTAGAGGCATCGAATCGCAACCGCCCTTATTGATCTTGCTGAGATCACCTCACTGACACCTCATGCAGAATGTGCAGGTGAGTGGCACTGACATCTCGCTGCAGATTTACAATCGTTTACCCCTGACCGAGTCACCGTTCCTGAGATGGTGGAACGCGGACCCAGGCCATGCCCGCGGCCTGGGCGGACTGAACTCCTCGGCTTGGCCGCCATGCTTACCGGGAGGCCTAGCTGCAAGAGCGCGTCATAGTGGTCCAGTTACTTAGCATTTCCTAAACGGCCAGCGCATCGCCGTCGACCTGCAGGACGAGCCAGGCGTCCTACAGGTCGTACGCGACTATCTAGATAGTATCGTCTAGCCCAACGATGGCAACGATTCGTTATTTTAAACAAGGCTTCTCTGTTTATTTTTATATAACCGTAGCCATCAAATTCCGTGGAGCCCTATCTTAATGCTACCCGGTGAATCTTCCTGGCATTTTCGTGAAGACAAAATCGCTATTTAATTAGCTGCAACTAAAGGGTGACTCAATGCATCCAGAAAAGGGGGCGTGCATAACCTAATGGGCTAAGGTCGCATTTCGATAGAGACCATTTTAGCGTCTGGAAGGGTGCTTGGCGGCTCGCCTCCGTACCATGCATATTCAATTGCCGAGAGATATCCATCGGTGACCCAAAGGAGAATCTCCCCGAAAAGCGATCCTGATTCATCAACGACTGTCGCATTTACCGGAACTACACCACTGGCTTCCAGTGAACGAGGAGTACCCTCCCGTACCATCAGATCAACGCTCACTGAACCAGCTCCCCATTGTGCAACCACCCGAACGAGATCCACTTGGGCTCGCAATTCAGACGCACCGGGGAATTCGTTAGCGAGGATTAGCTCAACTATGGCTCTCTCGCTTAGGCTTATTGGGCGAGGAGTTATTGCAATAGGCATGGTAGCAACCTCCGGGTAGTCGCCCTCTCCAATGTGATCATGGCTAGCTTTCTTTGACTTTTTGAGATTTTCTCGGGCGCGTATTGCAGCCGCTGCCATCCGGGGAACTTTTCGGGAATTAATGCTGTGCCGAGTTTGGGAACTCCGTTTACTATTGCTCCTCGGATTGTTACTGTCTCGCCCCCGATTTCTCGGTTCACTTCGCACTTTCCTGCAGCTGGCAAATCTTTGGCGCCACGAAGGCTATTCATAATGGTGCGAAGGGCTTCTTCGCGGCCCCCAGTTTTGGCTACTAGGTCCTCAAATCCATGTTTAGCTGGATCAATTACATGCTCAAGATTTTCAGGCGTATTCCATTTCTGCTACGCCTGATCTAGAATCCTTGCCGTCGGACTACAGCCTGGCCCGGTATTGTGCACCAGCACCGGCGTATTTCCTGCGAGTACATAGTACGTGTGGAGGTAATCGACCGTCAGGTTGTGGACGCGTTGCGGCGTGGTCCGCTTCCTGACCGCTGTGACCTGAACGTGGGTGCCGGTGGGGGTCTGGAGCCACATACGCGGCTGTAGTTCGCCGGCGTTCAGCCACTGGTGCAGCTGGGGAATCCAGAATGGATGACCGTCTGTCGCGGTGATCGCGGCCGTCGCTGTGCCGTGCTCGCCGTCGGTGTCGACCGTGAGGTGGACGAGCTTCTTGATCCCTTGCCCGGTGATCAGCGCGGTGACTTCTTCGGGGGCGGTTTCTCCCGTTTCTGGATTCGTGGCCAGGACCTTGTCGCCGAGTTTTACTTTTTCGATGGTGCACTCAACCGATCAGCGCAACACCATTCGGGATGATGATCGCGGAGGTGTTGCGTGGCGAGGATGGGCCGCCCGGGGATGTCGGATGCGCAAAAGCGAGAGCTGTGGGACCGGTGGAAGGCCGGTGAGTCGATCAGTCAGATCGCCCGGGCACTGCACAAGCCACCGGGCTCGGTGTTCACGGTCGTCAAATCCAACGGCGGATATGTCCCGCCGCTGCGGCGAAAGCGGCCTGGGACGCTGAGTTTCGCCGAGCGTGAGGAGATCTCCCGCGGCCTGGCGCGGGGCGAGTCGATGCGGTCCATCGCCCGCGCCCTGGGCCGGCCCGCCTCGACGATCAGCCG
It includes:
- a CDS encoding transposase, yielding MGRRGYPSEFRRKVLDLIEAGRTVTDVARDLEISSQSIYSWRRQDRIDRGLEPGLTSGEKAELAAAKRRIAELETELQATRRAIELVRQVVPPKGASRPSR
- a CDS encoding IS3 family transposase, which encodes MAGEAIPVEVGCRILQVSVSGYYAWRGRPPSQRTIRHAWLTDLIIEVHQNSRGTYGARRVHAELRLGQDVLVGHGAVELLMRRAGLAGVTGRPRWRRSAPDQIATDLVDRAFSRTGPNQLWVTDTEPIVSFGTIRVMG
- a CDS encoding IS630 family transposase — protein: MARKGRRATFEEKVFALRLLGGSMSPDRVAEALGVGRESVFRWKRQARAGGIEALRIKKAPGRPRRLTPGQEQTIKAVVRDVTPRQVLGTAVVLWTRALVAMVIAAWFGIDLSVTATGRLLRGLGLSPQRPAYAALRRDPAAITGWTTVAFPAICRRARRRGTVVLFADEMSMRVDHRCGTTWALVGQTPVVSAGAGRRSVKMFSAVGADGTLRYRLGHGAMDRWAFLGFCAQLLRTITGPIVLIVDGSSIHTARAVGDFVARTGGRLRLFFLPAYAPEVNPDEWVNQNVKARVARQAVADEHELAAAMHRSMRRLQKRPDIVRAFFADPHLAYISP
- a CDS encoding integrase core domain-containing protein, whose protein sequence is MRRPVESSQFASWAFTERAKASGLVPSMGSAGDCYDNAMIEAFWSRMQVELLDRQRWNTRIELANAIFEYLEIWHNRQRRHSSLGMLTPIEFEKTTIVA
- a CDS encoding transposase family protein is translated as MITYRATLDVSRELVCHLSLLLSAERRRLGTRSGSRALTCFEQAVMGLRWFRDRTDRAALGRDHGVSRATAYRYIDEVIDVLADQAPDLHHALRRATDAGLTHLILDGTVIATDRCAEKTISVKGEPIDLWYSGKTRHHGGNIQALSAPCGLPLWVSAVEPGSVHDLTAARTHVLGALYKAAADGLPTLADSGYDGAGIGILTPVKHPADGRPLDLDTRTRNALLRALRCLGERGFALLTQRWRTLQRITASPSRIGDVVKAALVLTHFEHGYLK
- a CDS encoding polymorphic toxin-type HINT domain-containing protein, encoding MEKVKLGDKVLATNPETGETAPEEVTALITGQGIKKLVHLTVDTDGEHGTATAAITATDGHPFWIPQLHQWLNAGELQPRMWLQTPTGTHVQVTAVRKRTTPQRVHNLTVDYLHTYYVLAGNTPVLVHNTGPGCSPTARILDQA